The proteins below are encoded in one region of Segatella copri:
- a CDS encoding DUF6056 family protein — protein MNKKQLKIVTGVAIAVLIISIIPMLWISQYLHPFADDYVFGAEVYKIWNETHSFPACVQTAWNVAMTMYHTWQGTYSACFLMALQPGVFGQYWLGTFILIFSLVTSTYTLLYMVMRKLLHSSRLEYLFVSTLFVLMTIQFTWSYYDAFYWYNGAMYYTLFYSMSLFLASLLIGYQLSSSKFKKALIGGASIVLSIIIAGGNFVSGLGMGAILFAAILIMKMEQRKWPRLYITILTIYGIAFLFSVLAPGNAFRQVTIESKPNFVVAFFMAIGKSFEFLSESINIAQILMLMLLSPTLVKAASSSRFKFSHPWLCILITVTLYSSFFFAHSYAMGKRGPGRVQNIYSYIHLWLICINIYYLSGAVLRKAEAKAPLSSAIIDLVTASKKKYANSLQYAPYCAIVILILSVSLKERTTNRTVSLMLKGTAVKFDKEMNERELALKTNTQSAITLKPLTVKMPSDAFNDIMIYPGYWINQGIARYYGKDKIVASPAANMQESPTMLLARCKRDIGPGNLKFVYIK, from the coding sequence ATGAATAAGAAGCAATTGAAAATTGTAACAGGAGTAGCTATTGCTGTTCTAATCATATCCATCATTCCCATGTTATGGATAAGCCAGTATCTTCATCCATTTGCGGATGATTATGTCTTCGGTGCAGAAGTATATAAGATTTGGAATGAGACCCATTCATTTCCGGCTTGCGTTCAGACAGCCTGGAATGTAGCTATGACGATGTATCATACATGGCAGGGCACCTATTCCGCCTGCTTTCTCATGGCTCTACAACCAGGAGTATTCGGCCAATATTGGCTTGGAACATTCATCTTGATTTTCAGTTTGGTGACCTCCACTTACACCTTATTATATATGGTTATGCGAAAATTACTCCATTCGTCCAGATTGGAATATCTCTTCGTATCTACCCTCTTCGTTCTGATGACCATCCAGTTTACATGGTCATACTACGATGCATTCTATTGGTATAACGGGGCGATGTACTACACTTTATTCTATAGCATGTCTCTGTTTTTAGCATCTCTGCTCATAGGATATCAATTAAGTAGTTCCAAGTTCAAGAAAGCCCTTATCGGAGGGGCGTCCATCGTTCTATCCATCATCATTGCCGGCGGAAACTTCGTGTCAGGACTTGGCATGGGAGCGATTCTGTTTGCAGCCATTCTCATCATGAAGATGGAACAAAGAAAATGGCCACGTTTATATATTACTATTCTCACCATCTATGGCATCGCCTTCCTTTTCAGCGTGTTGGCTCCTGGTAATGCGTTCAGACAAGTTACCATAGAAAGCAAGCCAAATTTTGTCGTTGCATTCTTCATGGCAATAGGAAAGAGCTTCGAGTTCTTATCAGAATCCATCAATATCGCTCAAATTCTGATGTTGATGCTTCTTAGCCCTACCCTTGTCAAGGCGGCAAGTAGCTCGAGATTCAAGTTCTCTCACCCTTGGCTATGCATCCTGATTACCGTTACGCTTTACAGTTCATTCTTCTTCGCCCACAGCTATGCCATGGGAAAAAGAGGACCGGGCAGAGTACAGAACATCTATTCGTATATACACCTGTGGCTCATCTGCATCAATATTTATTATCTTTCTGGAGCTGTTCTGAGAAAGGCTGAGGCAAAAGCGCCATTAAGCTCTGCCATTATAGATTTAGTAACGGCATCTAAGAAGAAATATGCCAACTCGCTGCAGTATGCGCCATATTGTGCCATTGTCATCTTGATATTATCCGTAAGTCTCAAGGAAAGGACAACCAACAGAACCGTTTCACTTATGTTGAAAGGAACTGCCGTGAAATTTGACAAGGAAATGAACGAGCGTGAACTGGCATTGAAGACGAATACCCAAAGTGCCATAACATTGAAGCCTCTTACGGTAAAAATGCCTTCGGATGCATTCAATGACATCATGATTTATCCAGGATATTGGATCAATCAGGGAATTGCCCGATACTACGGTAAAGATAAGATTGTTGCCTCACCAGCCGCAAACATGCAGGAATCTCCAACCATGCTTCTTGCACGTTGCAAAAGAGACATAGGACCAGGTAATTTGAAATTTGTATATATAAAATAA
- the glf gene encoding UDP-galactopyranose mutase, with the protein MKKYDYLIVGSGLFGATFAHLAHKQGKTCLVIDKRPHLGGNIYCENIEGINVHKYGAHIFHTSNKEVWNFVNSIVEFNRYTNSPVANYKGKLYNLPFNMNTFYQMWGVTTPAEAQAKIDEQKAEAVAKMKADGVSEPRNLEEQAQVLIGKDIYERLIKGYTEKQWGRKCTDLPAFIIKRLPVRLIFDNNYFNDKYQGIPMGGYNKLIDGLLEGADTKVSVDFFKDEIELPNGNKGVLKDHWKELATKLVFTGKIDEFYNYQFGKLNYRTVRFEQETIDCPNYQGNAVVNYTEREVPYTRVIEHKHFEMFGAEVYETPKTVISKEYSTEWKDGMEPYYPVNDKENSELYAQYKNLADQEEDVIFGGRLAEYKYYDMAPIIEKALAMFK; encoded by the coding sequence ATGAAGAAATATGATTATCTCATAGTTGGCTCCGGACTCTTCGGAGCCACATTCGCCCATTTGGCTCATAAACAAGGAAAAACTTGTCTGGTGATAGATAAGCGACCACATCTCGGTGGCAATATCTATTGCGAAAACATAGAGGGCATCAACGTACATAAGTATGGTGCCCACATCTTCCATACCTCCAACAAAGAGGTGTGGAACTTCGTCAACTCTATCGTTGAGTTCAACCGCTACACCAACTCGCCTGTGGCAAACTACAAAGGCAAACTCTATAATCTGCCTTTCAATATGAATACCTTCTATCAGATGTGGGGCGTAACCACACCAGCAGAAGCACAGGCTAAAATTGATGAGCAGAAGGCAGAAGCCGTGGCTAAAATGAAGGCCGATGGTGTAAGTGAGCCTCGCAATCTGGAGGAACAGGCTCAGGTGCTCATCGGTAAAGATATCTACGAGCGTCTCATCAAGGGATATACCGAGAAGCAATGGGGACGAAAGTGTACAGACTTGCCAGCCTTCATCATCAAGCGACTGCCGGTACGCCTCATCTTCGACAACAATTACTTCAATGACAAATATCAGGGAATCCCTATGGGGGGATACAACAAACTCATCGATGGTTTACTTGAGGGGGCAGATACAAAGGTATCAGTTGACTTCTTTAAAGACGAGATAGAACTCCCAAACGGCAACAAGGGGGTGCTGAAAGATCATTGGAAAGAACTTGCCACTAAGCTGGTTTTCACAGGCAAGATAGATGAGTTCTACAACTATCAGTTTGGTAAGCTCAACTATCGCACTGTCCGTTTTGAGCAGGAAACCATCGACTGCCCTAACTATCAAGGTAATGCCGTGGTAAACTATACTGAGCGCGAAGTGCCATATACCCGAGTGATTGAGCACAAGCATTTCGAAATGTTCGGAGCAGAAGTCTATGAGACCCCGAAGACGGTTATCTCCAAGGAATATTCCACCGAATGGAAAGATGGCATGGAACCATACTATCCGGTAAACGACAAGGAGAATTCTGAACTGTATGCACAATACAAGAACCTGGCAGACCAGGAAGAAGATGTAATTTTTGGCGGCCGCCTTGCCGAATACAAGTATTATGACATGGCTCCTATCATAGAGAAAGCATTGGCTATGTTCAAATAA
- a CDS encoding glycosyltransferase family 2 protein: protein MKKKVSVITVNYNNLKGLERTISSVLLQSFSDFEYIIVDGGSSDGSKEYIESKQEYINQWVSEKDHGVYNAMNKAIRMAQGEYCIFMNSGDHFFSSQSLENAAKMLNGSDYYVGETIIIDCKLASLCLPPQNMSFRFIRDKVLQHQSTFTRTQLLKEHPYNENLKIVSDWAHFLENWYFKKCSYQAINSIVAVYYTDGISFTNGDLLKKERKEVFSELFGSTSKLPHIKETAEEKKERINDDFAFKLKKALKMKPVSRDWKILRTGFKFLWKDLSIKSK from the coding sequence ATGAAAAAGAAAGTCTCAGTCATAACAGTCAACTATAATAATCTGAAGGGTTTGGAAAGAACAATCTCTTCAGTGCTTTTGCAATCATTCAGCGATTTTGAATACATCATCGTTGATGGTGGGTCATCAGATGGCAGCAAGGAATATATAGAATCTAAGCAAGAATATATCAATCAATGGGTTAGTGAAAAAGATCATGGGGTATATAATGCCATGAATAAAGCCATAAGAATGGCACAAGGCGAATATTGTATCTTCATGAATTCGGGCGATCATTTCTTTTCTTCACAATCTTTGGAGAATGCTGCCAAGATGCTCAATGGCTCAGACTACTACGTGGGAGAAACCATTATCATAGACTGCAAACTGGCTTCACTCTGCCTTCCACCACAGAACATGTCGTTCCGATTTATCAGAGATAAAGTTCTGCAGCATCAATCTACATTTACAAGGACTCAGTTGCTAAAGGAGCACCCCTACAATGAAAATCTGAAAATCGTATCAGATTGGGCACACTTTCTGGAAAACTGGTATTTCAAAAAATGTTCATACCAAGCTATTAACTCTATTGTTGCTGTATATTATACTGATGGCATCTCTTTTACAAATGGTGACTTGTTGAAAAAGGAAAGAAAAGAGGTGTTCTCCGAGTTATTTGGAAGCACCAGCAAGTTGCCTCACATAAAAGAGACTGCAGAAGAAAAGAAAGAACGCATCAATGATGATTTTGCATTCAAACTGAAAAAAGCTCTGAAGATGAAACCAGTATCACGCGACTGGAAAATCCTACGTACAGGCTTTAAATTTTTATGGAAAGATTTGTCTATTAAATCAAAGTAA
- a CDS encoding glycosyltransferase family 1 protein, with protein sequence MKVLYDSQAFDMQTHGGVAELYSHLPQDIEASLSVMESANVYLKTLGSKPDGELYHNFLWKKDTAIKKMLYKFYYNAKFGEYSRLDRTPRINRYKSVCDIKSKDFDLFHPTFFDPYFLKYIGSKPYVVTVHDMIPEQYNQYYDHNDYQILQKHLVIPKANHIIAVSQQTKRDLCRIMNIKEEQVSVVYHGADETPYTPNENNRHPFEYILFVGERHFYKNFDFFAKQCVPILKRHKELKVVCTGKPFNETEKSMFKSWEMEDRFIHEFIKTDQEMLDLYHYALAFVYPSSYEGFGLPILEAYKAECPVLLNHASCFPEIAEDAAVYFHMDEKRTDFEEQFETFYYLDGIEKKKLIEKQNERLKHFSWKKSALELANIYKHIN encoded by the coding sequence ATGAAAGTATTATATGACAGTCAAGCCTTCGATATGCAAACGCATGGAGGCGTTGCCGAATTATATTCCCACTTGCCTCAAGACATTGAAGCAAGCCTCAGCGTCATGGAATCTGCCAATGTTTACCTCAAAACATTAGGAAGTAAACCAGATGGAGAATTATATCATAACTTTCTCTGGAAGAAAGATACTGCAATAAAGAAAATGCTATATAAGTTCTATTATAATGCAAAATTCGGAGAATATTCACGATTAGATCGTACTCCAAGAATCAATAGATACAAGTCTGTCTGCGACATCAAGTCTAAAGATTTCGATTTGTTTCATCCAACTTTCTTTGACCCTTACTTCCTCAAGTACATAGGCAGTAAGCCTTATGTTGTCACGGTACATGATATGATACCCGAACAGTACAATCAGTATTATGACCATAATGACTATCAGATTCTGCAAAAACATCTTGTCATACCAAAAGCAAATCACATCATTGCAGTCAGCCAACAGACAAAAAGGGATTTATGCCGTATCATGAATATCAAGGAAGAGCAGGTGAGCGTAGTTTATCATGGAGCAGACGAAACTCCTTATACGCCAAACGAAAACAACAGACATCCATTTGAATATATACTTTTCGTTGGCGAACGTCACTTTTATAAAAACTTTGATTTCTTTGCCAAGCAATGTGTACCTATTTTAAAAAGACACAAGGAACTGAAGGTAGTATGCACAGGAAAGCCTTTCAATGAGACTGAAAAAAGTATGTTTAAATCATGGGAAATGGAAGATAGATTCATACATGAGTTTATCAAAACAGATCAAGAAATGCTAGACTTATACCACTATGCCCTGGCATTCGTTTACCCATCATCATACGAAGGGTTCGGACTCCCGATTCTTGAGGCTTACAAAGCAGAATGCCCTGTTTTACTCAATCATGCCAGTTGTTTTCCGGAAATCGCAGAAGACGCAGCAGTTTACTTCCACATGGATGAAAAGAGAACTGATTTCGAAGAACAGTTTGAAACTTTCTACTATCTAGACGGGATAGAGAAAAAGAAACTCATAGAAAAGCAGAATGAAAGACTAAAACATTTTTCATGGAAAAAATCTGCGTTGGAGTTGGCTAATATTTATAAACATATCAATTAG